In a genomic window of Cytobacillus sp. FSL H8-0458:
- a CDS encoding chondroitinase family polysaccharide lyase: MKELKDRHKKKIKGYRKQFAVLPIIASLTATITAAPLETAAKDLTDPAADTAAGEYDLSSGALQLEKEAKDIGIPLFLFENGVPNSFKTKSDSDLEIDSLHSKDGQQSLKWNFTGGSELTIKENIEFTPFIPNSQDQAIQSFVVWVYNEEPIDDTATFQFGRGNHVDSWFEMNLNFKGWRTAWVSFERDMEGKPHPHMNRMTIVAPESQSGTLHFDSMMLSTPIDPRHHTPDKQVPFVNPKVMEAANAHWLGLLHYSNLTPPVAESEITEEHLAGIRKVETKFKDLVFKKQKVTDALMAEIRSRFASFGITRDDGVIHGNPLYMPHFDQFPSILKEAYKDLSQTEDLRTFTDFMNLVANTYHSTEDESIKNELKFIYIDLADHLADQGWMDGSGQGTMHHLGYNIRGFYTSSFLMHGVLKEAGLLDRTQKTLFWLSGAGKIYTPKEMVVGNIDILNTTLNGMLASILVQEDTKEKIRDMESFSTWLSRVLLPAKGLDPAFKKDGSAYHHANHYPAYAKDAFNGVTPIMYVLSNSPFSVNQEAHETLKKALLAMRLYSNKTQWLISVAGRHPDGKGALVLPPYRYMALAGSPDGNEAIDRELAAAYLRLADKEDETVRYFKQLGIGSEADPHGHWSMNYANLGIHRRDNWLVGVRGYSRYLWGNETYQNANLYGRYMSYGHMQIMGSYNHRDSGYAQEGWDWNRWPGTTTIHLPFEKLRSDVRNVDHFSGFEEMLISDETYSGSLSLQGQNGMFAMKLHEHPKYDGTHRARKSYFFFDNRIVALGSNIENSNSEYPTETTLFQNYMEAETDPVWMSKTGGITDFPYQNQQSLVKDAWIIDNKANGYYVPAGQTVSISRSEQWSKHQKDGSNTSGNFSTAWLDHGKAPKDGKYQYAVLVDTTENQMRKFAESMENKDNSPYIVLQQNQMAHIVEDRATGITGYAFFEASETINQGPIHAIDTPSMVMTRTDGEKLVLSAVDPDLRLYEGIEHDQYDENGVQKEVSIYSRKWRHAESIMRPIKLTLKGEWDLLSKDSRIRVVSAENNRTTIQFDCKDAEPLEAVLQPK; the protein is encoded by the coding sequence ATGAAAGAATTAAAGGACAGGCATAAAAAAAAGATCAAAGGTTATAGAAAACAATTTGCCGTTTTACCTATAATCGCCTCATTGACGGCCACCATTACGGCCGCTCCACTTGAAACTGCTGCCAAAGATCTTACAGATCCTGCAGCCGATACGGCAGCAGGCGAGTATGATTTATCATCCGGTGCCTTACAATTGGAGAAGGAGGCAAAAGATATAGGAATTCCGCTCTTTTTGTTTGAAAATGGTGTACCCAATTCGTTTAAAACAAAAAGTGACAGCGACCTTGAGATTGACAGTCTTCACTCAAAGGACGGACAGCAATCATTAAAATGGAACTTTACAGGAGGCTCAGAACTGACAATAAAAGAAAATATTGAATTTACTCCTTTTATTCCAAATAGTCAGGATCAAGCAATCCAATCATTTGTTGTCTGGGTTTATAATGAAGAGCCAATTGATGATACAGCCACTTTTCAGTTTGGCAGAGGAAACCATGTTGATAGCTGGTTTGAAATGAACTTAAACTTTAAAGGATGGAGGACGGCATGGGTTTCGTTTGAGCGTGATATGGAGGGGAAACCACACCCGCATATGAACCGCATGACAATTGTTGCACCAGAATCTCAATCAGGTACATTACATTTTGACTCCATGATGTTGTCGACCCCTATTGATCCTCGTCACCACACACCTGACAAACAAGTTCCATTTGTTAACCCGAAAGTTATGGAAGCTGCAAACGCCCATTGGCTAGGTCTCTTGCACTATTCGAATCTCACGCCGCCAGTAGCTGAATCGGAAATAACAGAAGAGCACTTAGCAGGAATAAGAAAAGTTGAAACCAAGTTTAAAGATTTAGTCTTTAAGAAGCAGAAAGTGACAGACGCATTAATGGCAGAGATCCGCTCCCGTTTTGCCTCCTTTGGAATAACTCGAGATGATGGAGTAATTCATGGCAATCCTTTGTATATGCCTCATTTCGATCAATTTCCTTCGATTTTAAAAGAAGCATATAAGGATTTAAGTCAAACAGAAGATTTAAGAACTTTTACCGATTTTATGAATTTAGTTGCTAATACGTACCACTCCACTGAAGATGAGTCTATAAAAAATGAATTAAAATTTATATATATTGACTTAGCAGATCATTTGGCAGACCAGGGCTGGATGGATGGAAGCGGACAAGGAACAATGCATCATCTGGGTTACAATATTCGCGGATTTTATACTTCGTCCTTCCTTATGCACGGTGTTTTGAAAGAGGCTGGGCTGCTAGATCGTACCCAAAAAACGTTATTCTGGTTAAGTGGAGCCGGCAAGATTTATACTCCTAAAGAAATGGTTGTCGGCAATATCGACATTTTAAATACTACTCTAAATGGGATGCTTGCCAGTATTCTTGTACAAGAGGATACAAAAGAAAAAATTAGAGATATGGAGAGCTTTTCAACTTGGCTGTCACGGGTACTTTTGCCGGCTAAGGGTCTGGATCCCGCCTTTAAGAAGGACGGGTCTGCCTATCATCATGCTAACCATTATCCAGCTTATGCCAAAGATGCATTTAATGGGGTTACTCCTATCATGTATGTTTTATCAAACAGCCCTTTTAGTGTTAATCAAGAAGCCCATGAAACATTGAAAAAAGCATTACTGGCCATGCGCCTGTACTCAAACAAAACTCAATGGCTGATTAGTGTGGCTGGCCGCCATCCAGATGGTAAAGGAGCTTTGGTGCTGCCTCCATACCGGTACATGGCTTTGGCTGGATCCCCAGATGGAAATGAGGCAATTGACCGTGAATTGGCTGCTGCTTATTTAAGATTGGCAGATAAAGAAGATGAAACCGTCCGTTATTTTAAACAGCTTGGTATTGGTTCTGAAGCGGATCCACATGGCCATTGGTCTATGAACTACGCCAACCTTGGTATTCATAGGCGTGACAACTGGCTTGTTGGTGTAAGAGGCTATAGCCGTTATTTATGGGGAAATGAAACCTATCAAAATGCCAATCTATATGGCCGCTATATGTCGTATGGCCATATGCAAATTATGGGCTCTTATAATCATCGGGATAGCGGATACGCACAGGAGGGCTGGGATTGGAATCGTTGGCCTGGTACAACCACTATTCATTTGCCATTCGAAAAATTGCGTTCAGATGTGCGAAATGTTGACCATTTCAGCGGTTTTGAGGAAATGCTGATTTCTGATGAAACCTACTCGGGAAGTTTGAGCCTTCAAGGGCAAAATGGTATGTTTGCTATGAAACTTCATGAACATCCAAAATATGATGGTACCCACCGAGCCCGTAAGTCGTATTTCTTTTTTGATAATCGAATTGTAGCCCTTGGTTCAAATATTGAAAATTCAAACAGTGAATATCCTACTGAAACAACTTTGTTCCAAAATTACATGGAAGCTGAAACGGATCCTGTGTGGATGTCAAAAACGGGAGGCATAACAGATTTTCCTTATCAAAATCAGCAAAGTCTTGTCAAGGATGCCTGGATTATAGATAATAAGGCAAATGGTTATTATGTACCGGCAGGACAAACCGTTTCAATATCACGCTCAGAGCAGTGGTCTAAGCATCAAAAGGATGGCTCTAATACATCCGGCAATTTTTCGACAGCTTGGCTTGACCACGGGAAAGCTCCAAAAGATGGCAAATATCAATATGCAGTTTTAGTAGATACAACTGAAAATCAAATGAGAAAGTTTGCAGAATCAATGGAAAATAAGGATAATTCGCCATATATTGTACTGCAGCAAAATCAAATGGCTCATATTGTAGAAGACCGTGCTACTGGTATTACAGGATACGCTTTCTTTGAAGCCAGTGAAACTATTAATCAAGGTCCTATACATGCAATTGATACTCCTTCCATGGTTATGACCCGTACAGATGGAGAAAAGCTAGTCCTGAGTGCTGTAGACCCTGACTTAAGGTTATATGAAGGGATTGAACACGATCAATATGATGAAAATGGTGTACAAAAAGAAGTGAGTATTTATTCACGAAAATGGCGCCATGCTGAAAGCATAATGCGCCCAATAAAACTAACGTTAAAGGGGGAGTGGGATCTACTTTCAAAAGATAGCCGAATCAGAGTAGTTTCAGCTGAGAATAATCGCACAACTATACAATTTGATTGCAAGGATGCAGAACCATTGGAAGCTGTACTGCAGCCTAAATAA
- the lacD gene encoding tagatose-bisphosphate aldolase produces MLTLTNTKREALNRLSDKDGIIGALAIDQRGSLKKMIAAGNTSDVGDEGIIRFKELVSEGLTPFATSILLDPEYGLPAAKVRHPDAGLLVAYEKTGYDATAVGRLPDLLDEWSVKRLKDAGADAIKFLLYYDVDEGEKINDYKHVFMERVGSECAAEDIPFFLEIVTYDSRIDDVKSLEYAKVKPHKVIDAMREFSNPRYQVDVLKVEVPVDMNFTEGYTEGETAYSKEKASAYFKEQSEATGLPFIFLSAGVSAELFQETLKFAKESGSTFNGVLCGRATWKNGVAPFAERGVEAARAWLQDTGRKNIKELNKVLKETASSWFGKVSG; encoded by the coding sequence ATGTTAACACTTACAAACACAAAGCGAGAAGCCCTTAACCGTTTATCAGATAAAGATGGAATTATTGGAGCTCTCGCGATTGATCAGCGCGGTTCACTGAAGAAAATGATTGCCGCCGGAAACACAAGTGATGTCGGGGATGAGGGCATCATTCGCTTTAAGGAATTAGTTTCTGAGGGGCTGACACCTTTCGCAACTTCCATTCTATTAGATCCAGAATATGGCCTTCCTGCTGCCAAAGTCCGGCATCCAGACGCAGGGTTATTAGTGGCCTATGAAAAAACAGGCTATGATGCAACGGCTGTGGGCAGATTGCCTGATTTGCTGGATGAATGGTCTGTTAAACGCCTGAAGGATGCTGGAGCCGATGCCATCAAATTTCTACTGTATTATGATGTGGATGAAGGTGAAAAAATTAATGACTACAAGCATGTTTTTATGGAGCGCGTGGGATCTGAATGTGCGGCCGAGGATATCCCATTTTTCCTTGAGATTGTCACCTATGATTCCCGCATAGATGATGTAAAAAGCCTGGAATATGCAAAGGTAAAACCGCATAAGGTGATTGATGCCATGAGGGAATTCTCCAATCCGCGTTATCAAGTGGATGTCTTAAAGGTTGAAGTTCCGGTTGATATGAATTTTACAGAAGGATACACAGAAGGTGAAACCGCCTATAGCAAGGAAAAAGCGTCCGCCTATTTCAAAGAGCAAAGCGAGGCAACCGGGCTGCCATTTATCTTTTTAAGTGCGGGTGTAAGCGCGGAGTTGTTTCAGGAAACATTAAAATTCGCAAAGGAATCCGGCTCCACCTTTAACGGCGTTTTATGTGGACGTGCAACCTGGAAAAATGGCGTCGCCCCATTTGCTGAAAGAGGTGTGGAAGCTGCACGTGCATGGCTGCAGGATACAGGGAGAAAGAATATTAAGGAGCTGAATAAGGTCTTGAAAGAAACGGCCAGTTCTTGGTTTGGGAAGGTTTCTGGATAG
- a CDS encoding hexose kinase — MILTVTMNPSVDISYLISDFKLDSVNRVKDAVKTAGGKGLNVARVIRQLGEEVLATGLLGGTIGGYIVQELTKDKIGNEFININQESRNCIAILHDGKQTEILESGPVVTAGDGTAFLAEYERLLSSVSLVTISGSLPHGLPSDFYTRMAEIGREKGIPVIVDTSGEPLRQVLLHKVKPFAIKPNATELSQLLGMELNHSIRGYKEALTGEMFQGIEWIIVSMGKDGAFVKHGPDFYRVIIPEINAVNPVGSGDATVAGLAVALKHNQTVPNVLRTAMAAGMLNTMEEKTGYINPDKFKSIFELVQVKKID, encoded by the coding sequence ATGATTTTAACTGTCACAATGAATCCATCGGTCGATATCTCCTATCTAATTTCCGATTTCAAGCTTGATAGTGTGAACCGTGTTAAAGATGCTGTGAAAACCGCTGGCGGCAAGGGATTAAATGTTGCACGCGTCATCAGGCAGCTAGGTGAAGAGGTTCTGGCAACAGGTTTACTTGGCGGAACGATTGGCGGCTATATTGTTCAGGAATTGACAAAGGACAAGATTGGAAATGAGTTCATAAACATTAACCAGGAATCTAGAAATTGTATTGCCATTCTTCATGATGGAAAGCAGACAGAGATTTTGGAGTCTGGTCCGGTGGTGACAGCAGGGGACGGTACCGCCTTTCTTGCCGAATACGAAAGGTTATTGTCAAGCGTTTCCCTTGTGACAATATCCGGAAGCTTGCCGCATGGGCTGCCTTCCGATTTTTATACACGAATGGCCGAGATAGGCCGGGAGAAAGGAATCCCTGTCATCGTTGATACATCTGGGGAGCCACTGCGCCAGGTTTTGCTTCATAAGGTAAAGCCATTTGCCATTAAACCGAATGCGACAGAGCTTTCCCAGCTCCTTGGAATGGAACTAAATCACAGCATCAGAGGATATAAGGAGGCACTAACAGGTGAAATGTTTCAAGGAATTGAATGGATTATAGTATCGATGGGGAAGGATGGAGCCTTTGTTAAACATGGACCAGACTTTTACCGTGTGATTATCCCTGAGATTAATGCTGTAAATCCGGTTGGCTCAGGTGATGCTACAGTAGCCGGCCTTGCTGTTGCCCTGAAACACAACCAGACTGTTCCTAATGTACTGAGAACGGCCATGGCCGCAGGGATGCTTAATACCATGGAAGAAAAGACAGGCTATATTAACCCAGACAAGTTCAAATCTATTTTTGAGCTAGTTCAGGTGAAAAAAATAGATTAA
- the nagA gene encoding N-acetylglucosamine-6-phosphate deacetylase, which produces MEQYIYADKFFLEDGAAGPGFLKIKEGRFASFIDELPTETAKVIDYAGQWIAPGLVDTHIHGFQNHDVMDNDLDGLKAISEGLLSCGVTSFLPTTLTSSTKLLNEVAAMIGEHYTEVKGAKIKGIFLEGPFFTEKHKGAQNKSYFCDPSIEMLDTWQQQSSNLIKKIALAPERQGAAEFIEYAVNNGIAVGLAHSNATYEEAKHAVEKGATIFIHTFNGMSGLHHREPGMAGAALSLSHVFAEIICDGHHVHPAAAKVLMNARSRKETVLISDCMMAGGMPDGRYQLGEFPVEVKDGAARLESESLAGSILRLIDAVRNIVEWGIATPEEAIYMASKAPAASIHLDGECGNIAAGLDADFIVLTPKLELVATFLDGVCRYQAEKFMQKEEV; this is translated from the coding sequence ATGGAACAATATATATATGCAGATAAATTTTTTCTCGAAGACGGGGCAGCGGGTCCTGGCTTCCTAAAAATAAAAGAGGGAAGGTTTGCCTCTTTTATTGATGAATTGCCAACCGAAACAGCTAAGGTTATCGATTATGCCGGGCAATGGATTGCTCCAGGGTTAGTTGATACTCATATCCATGGATTTCAAAATCATGATGTGATGGACAATGATCTTGACGGATTAAAAGCGATTTCTGAGGGGCTGCTCTCATGCGGTGTGACTTCTTTTTTGCCAACAACATTAACCTCTTCAACTAAATTATTGAATGAAGTGGCGGCAATGATTGGCGAACATTATACAGAGGTTAAGGGTGCGAAAATAAAAGGAATCTTTTTAGAGGGTCCCTTTTTTACTGAAAAACATAAAGGGGCGCAGAACAAAAGCTATTTTTGTGATCCTTCCATAGAAATGCTGGATACGTGGCAACAGCAGTCGAGTAATTTAATAAAAAAAATCGCTCTTGCACCGGAGAGGCAGGGGGCAGCAGAATTTATCGAGTATGCAGTGAACAATGGCATAGCTGTTGGGTTAGCCCATAGCAATGCTACATATGAAGAAGCAAAGCATGCGGTGGAAAAAGGGGCCACGATTTTTATTCACACTTTCAATGGCATGAGTGGGCTGCATCATCGTGAGCCTGGCATGGCAGGTGCTGCCCTGTCTCTATCTCATGTGTTTGCCGAAATTATTTGTGATGGGCACCATGTCCATCCGGCCGCTGCAAAGGTGTTAATGAATGCCAGGAGCAGAAAAGAAACGGTCCTTATCTCTGATTGCATGATGGCTGGCGGCATGCCTGATGGCCGCTATCAGCTAGGCGAATTTCCAGTCGAAGTGAAGGATGGGGCTGCCCGTTTAGAGTCAGAAAGTTTAGCAGGAAGTATTTTGCGGCTGATCGATGCGGTCAGAAATATCGTGGAATGGGGAATTGCAACTCCTGAAGAAGCAATCTATATGGCCAGCAAGGCACCCGCTGCAAGTATTCATCTTGATGGGGAGTGCGGCAATATAGCAGCCGGACTTGATGCCGACTTTATTGTGTTAACGCCAAAACTGGAGCTAGTGGCAACGTTTCTTGATGGCGTGTGCCGTTATCAAGCTGAAAAATTCATGCAAAAGGAGGAAGTGTGA
- a CDS encoding SIS domain-containing protein: MFNLNKEKLISLGAEHTTAEIKQQPDLWGEALHSFLQKSGDIKAFLRNIQKKHEKIRVIFTGAGTSAYVGDTVTPYLKGKVDEQQWGLQSVPTTAIVSNPYQFLKSDIPTVLVSFARSGNSPESVAAVELAEQIVTDLYQLTITCSKDGKLAKRAIGDEDNLLLIMPEKSNDQGFAMTGSYTCMALTALLIFDSSSDGEKEKIVNKIRLMGESVIWREKDIKKIAAVDFERIIYLGSGGFEGLAREAQLKILELTAGKVATAFDSSLGFRHGPKSFVNEKTAVFVFVSNNPYTRQYDLDILNELKQDQISPLVCAIASEADPLFSGDAFLFDGIAGEVPDAYMSLPFIMIGQTMALLAAIKVGNKPDTPSPNGTVNRVVKGVTIHKYKEEKEKGTKLFL, encoded by the coding sequence ATGTTTAATTTAAACAAGGAAAAATTAATTTCGTTAGGTGCGGAGCATACAACTGCCGAAATTAAGCAGCAGCCTGATTTATGGGGTGAAGCATTACATTCATTTCTGCAAAAAAGCGGGGATATAAAAGCTTTTTTACGCAATATACAGAAAAAGCACGAGAAGATTCGCGTCATTTTTACAGGTGCCGGTACCTCTGCATACGTAGGTGACACTGTTACCCCGTATTTAAAGGGGAAAGTTGATGAACAACAGTGGGGTCTGCAGAGTGTGCCGACAACAGCGATTGTTTCAAATCCATATCAATTTCTCAAAAGTGATATTCCAACCGTGCTTGTATCCTTTGCCCGCAGCGGAAACAGTCCTGAAAGCGTTGCAGCTGTTGAGCTGGCAGAGCAAATTGTAACGGATCTCTATCAATTAACGATTACATGCTCAAAGGATGGCAAGCTGGCAAAGCGTGCAATCGGGGATGAGGACAATCTGCTATTGATAATGCCTGAAAAGTCCAATGACCAAGGCTTCGCTATGACCGGTAGCTACACATGTATGGCGTTAACAGCCTTGCTTATTTTTGATTCCTCTTCAGATGGAGAAAAGGAGAAAATTGTTAATAAAATCCGGCTTATGGGTGAAAGTGTCATCTGGAGAGAAAAGGATATTAAAAAAATAGCGGCGGTTGACTTTGAACGGATCATATATCTTGGATCTGGCGGATTTGAGGGCTTGGCGAGAGAAGCGCAATTGAAAATTCTGGAATTAACAGCGGGAAAAGTTGCGACAGCCTTTGACTCATCACTTGGCTTCCGCCATGGTCCGAAATCATTTGTGAATGAAAAGACGGCTGTGTTCGTTTTCGTTTCAAACAACCCGTATACCCGCCAATACGATTTGGATATTTTAAATGAACTAAAACAGGATCAGATCTCTCCATTAGTTTGTGCGATCGCGTCAGAAGCGGACCCGCTTTTTTCGGGAGATGCCTTTTTATTTGACGGAATAGCAGGAGAAGTTCCAGATGCGTATATGTCTCTTCCGTTTATTATGATCGGACAAACGATGGCGCTGCTTGCTGCCATTAAAGTCGGGAATAAACCTGATACCCCCTCGCCAAACGGAACTGTCAACCGTGTGGTAAAAGGAGTCACTATACACAAATATAAAGAAGAAAAAGAAAAGGGAACCAAGCTCTTTTTGTAA